The Candidatus Polarisedimenticolia bacterium genome window below encodes:
- a CDS encoding O-antigen ligase family protein, translating to MSTLRRDMSRPIMMLIVLGYLTLLAVGLIRMHLDPDVVAALTIGGIGLVILALRPYLGIHAFIAVMYLENVLPSEGGVTGPKVLGAVILTGWLLSAALRRGLGFRLGAFVLVMLAFVTWTGVSSVYALDDELALARVFSFVQLAGATLMFISVIDRPSRMRGVQWAIVLWTCLATIFALAEYYLGLTNVAVGFIGNRNGLASGISFAIVFACLLYQADPGRLARLFLIFTLPVFFLGLALTLSRTGFIMLAVGLLAVWYRVVRDKGLLILAGSVAALSLVTVLLPDTVWQRVGSIVPAIRQQRDTFGLRVRLWQAGMRMIEDRPVFGVGPGNFVAALPRYSPGELTGRQLVAHNSYVSVAAEMGLVGLALFLMMYLLALREAGFALRWGRRSGSKELELHAFAMEISLILVMTGALAGSLESLKYNWMCLGLAVGVGQVARQASSRAGAQLRGRAVGAVTEGAGGPNVEPRRLG from the coding sequence TGCACCTCGATCCGGACGTCGTGGCGGCCCTGACGATCGGCGGGATCGGCCTGGTCATCCTGGCGCTGCGCCCGTACCTCGGGATCCATGCGTTCATCGCGGTCATGTACCTCGAAAACGTCCTTCCCAGCGAGGGCGGTGTCACGGGCCCGAAGGTGCTCGGTGCGGTCATCCTCACGGGATGGCTCCTGAGCGCCGCCCTGCGGCGCGGGCTGGGCTTCCGGCTGGGCGCGTTCGTGCTGGTGATGCTCGCGTTCGTGACCTGGACCGGCGTCTCCTCGGTCTACGCTCTCGACGACGAGCTGGCGCTCGCCCGCGTCTTCAGCTTCGTGCAGCTGGCGGGCGCGACGCTGATGTTCATCTCGGTCATCGATCGCCCGAGCCGGATGCGGGGAGTGCAGTGGGCCATCGTCCTGTGGACTTGCCTCGCCACCATCTTCGCCCTGGCGGAGTACTACCTGGGGTTGACCAACGTCGCCGTGGGATTCATCGGCAACCGGAACGGGCTCGCCAGCGGGATCAGCTTCGCGATCGTCTTCGCCTGCTTGCTCTACCAGGCGGATCCGGGGCGACTGGCGAGGCTGTTCCTTATCTTCACCCTGCCGGTCTTCTTCCTCGGACTCGCGCTCACCCTGTCGCGCACCGGCTTCATCATGCTCGCCGTGGGGCTTCTGGCGGTCTGGTACAGGGTCGTCAGGGACAAGGGTCTTCTGATCCTGGCGGGATCGGTGGCCGCGCTCAGTCTGGTTACCGTCCTGCTACCGGACACCGTCTGGCAGCGCGTCGGCAGCATCGTCCCGGCCATCCGGCAGCAGCGGGACACCTTCGGATTGCGGGTCCGGCTGTGGCAGGCCGGCATGCGGATGATCGAAGACCGGCCGGTGTTCGGCGTGGGGCCGGGCAACTTCGTCGCGGCCCTGCCGCGTTACTCCCCGGGGGAGCTGACGGGCCGGCAGCTCGTGGCCCACAACTCGTACGTGAGCGTCGCGGCCGAGATGGGGCTCGTCGGCTTGGCCCTTTTCCTGATGATGTACCTGCTGGCGCTCCGCGAGGCCGGCTTCGCTTTGCGATGGGGGCGACGGTCGGGATCGAAGGAGTTGGAACTCCACGCGTTCGCGATGGAGATCAGCCTGATCCTGGTGATGACCGGGGCCCTCGCCGGCAGCCTCGAGAGCCTCAAGTACAACTGGATGTGCCTGGGGCTGGCCGTCGGTGTCGGGCAGGTGGCACGGCAGGCCTCGTCGAGGGCCGGGGCGCAACTCCGCGGCAGGGCGGTCGGCGCCGTCACGGAGGGTGCGGGCGGCCCAAACGTGGAGCCGCGGCGACTCGGCTGA